The genomic segment CACCGTCCCGACGTGGTGCTCACGAACCCGGTACTCTTTTCGTGAAGGAAGTTGTCTCCGGGTAGTGTCGGGCCGCCCGACGCCCCGCGGGGAAATCTTCGCGCTTCAGCGCGGGAAGGATGTCAACAAGCGGAAAGACTGAGTATCTCGGAGTTCAGTCGGTTTTACCCCTCAAACACATAAGAACACTATTATTCAATGAAGTTGTCTCCGGATTTACTTGGAGAAGGCCTACCGCGAAGCGCTCGACCTCTTGAGCGAAATGTCACAAATATTAGCAGATATCGGCCTCCTCAAGACCGATCTCCCTGATCACTCGACGCTAGTAAAGGCATTTGATAGGATTAAGATGGCAGTCTGACAAGTGGTGCTGCGCCGTCAGGCGCAGCTCTACGAGCCATCTGATCATGCAGCGATGAACGCGACGTTTTTCGACCGCGAAAACGCGAGCAAACACTACTGCCGTCGCACGAATTATTGCGTGCAGACGCTCAAAACAACCGCGCTCGTCGATACAGCGTCACAGGCTATCCCCGACGTTCATTGCACGACCGAGAAACGTCACGACACGCAGATCGGCTGGCAACTCGCCCGCCGTAACGCGGGCGAGTTGCACAGCCTCGCTGCCGACAAAGGCTACGGCTGGCAACGATTACGCGATAAACTTCGGGAAGAGGACGTAAGACCACTGATAAAGCATCGTGAGTTCCGTCCCATCGATCCGCGCGTTGTGCGCGTGATCGATGGGACTCTCTATGGTCAAAGAGCGCTGTCTGAGACCGTCTTCTCGGTTATCAAGCGCACGCTCGGTGACGCCGTGCGTGCGCGAAGCTGGTATCGAGAGTTCCGTGAAATCGTTCTGATGTGTGCCGTCTACAACATCAAACGTGCTGTGAGCTAGACAAGTCCAACGCCATATGGCGATTCACCACAGTTGAAGGTTATTATATTTGTTGGATACACCTTTCTATGATTGGTGTTCACTATGCGTAATATAGTAAGTTGGTTCATTTGTAAATGAATTTGAATAATAACATTCTATGGCGTCAGTCACTAGCCGATATGCGAATCGGCCTCTACCACGACAATGCTGGCACGAAACATGCCGGCGGTATCGCTATCTACGCTCGATGGATGGCGATCGAGCTCGCAGCGTCGAATGAAGTATACATGTATACACAGGGAGGCAACATTACTTCCAAATTAATCGAGTCTGATGTAAAAGTAGTCGAGACACCGATGTTCAATGGCAAGACGCTCGCTATGACTGCCAAGGGACTTCCAGTCGGCCGACAGACGCTTTCCAAGTTCGCGATGACAACCTGGTCGGCCTGCAACGGCGTCATCGATCACATTAACAATCACGTTGACATCCTCGTCACGTTCCAGATGCTCGACGATCTCTTGTTGTCGAACCTCGTCGACGTCCCAACGGTACGCGGTTTTCTCAGCGATCGAACCCCGGGTGTCGGCGCGGCGGTTCGCGAGCGGTTCACTGCGACCGAGGCGACCTTCGCGAACACGTCGTACCTCGCCGAGCGGATCGTCGACCGGTTCGGGTACGAAGTCGACGCGGTGATCCCGACGGGCGTCGACACGGCGCGGTTCCGTCCAGAGGCCGAACCCGCGTTCGAACAGGATGAACCGACGATCCTCTTCGTCGGTCGCCTTGTCGAGTCGAAGGGAATCTTCGACCTCCTCGAGTCGATCGCGCAGCTCGACGAGCAGGTCCATCTTCGGATCGTCGGTGTGGGAACCGAAGAGACGGCAGTGCGCCGCCGGGCCGAAGAACTCGGGATCGAAGCACAGATTCGACTCGAAGGTGAGGTTCCCCACGATGAGCTGCCCGGCTACTATGTTGCAGCCGACGTGTTCTGTTTGCCGACGCACGTCGATAGCTTCGCGACGGTCAACCTCGAGGCGATGGCCTGTGGTACACCGGTCGTCACGACGGACCTAGAAGGAATTCAGACGTACTTGCGCCCGGAAGTGGATGGACTCACGGTATCTCCACGTGATCGAAAGAGGCTCACAACGGAACTCGATGAATTAATAGCCGCTTGCGGCTATCGTCAGGAGATGGGTGCGCGAGCGCGAAACCGAGCCGTTGAATTCGATTGGAGTCGACAGGCAGAGCTATTAGAGCAATTTTGCGCAAATATCCTATCGGTAGATGGAAGTAAAACGAACGAGAGTGACCGGCCGATGCATGTAGTTAACTAGAATAATATTAAAGTAACTAATTTAAATATATAAAATTAAGATAATTTATATAGAATTTATGGTGGCTATTCCTCTAACTTATACCATGAACTCGAGAAATAGACCTATTAATATATGAGATATGGTGATGTCGGCTGTATCAACAGTAAATATTATAGGGACATAAACAAGAGTTCGAAGGATAGTCGCTTCCCCCCTTTCTACTTGAACTCGCCAACATAATGGTCGTTTTTCTTGCGGCCACGGAGCGTCGAGAGATTGTCGTACAACTGCTGTACAACCTTCTGGAGCACTTCCGAATGCTCCGTTGAACGGCCCTTCCTTCTGCGGATTTTATCGCTGATTTCAGGGGATTTGGACGTTGTCTGGCGATATGGGACGTCTCAGAAACCTCGCACGGACGTTTCAGGAGTTCGCCACGACCAATGTAGAGGAGCCAGACGTACCCGCTATCGCCGACGGCGACGACGGGTACGACAAGTCAACTAAGATCGCGCTTCTCCTACTCAAAGAAGAGATTGACAAACCGCTCCGAAAATTCGAAGAATATCTTAACGAGATGCCCGGTATCATTGATGTACTGGGTATCGAGAAATCATCGGACTACACGTCGTTTAGCGAGTGGGACAGTGAATTTCCGATGCAGGAGTTGCGCCGCCTGCTCCCCCTTCTCTGGACGTATCTGGGAGAGGCATCGCCGTCGTCACCGGAACAATGGAGCAAGATACCATAGTTTTGACCCTTCGATGAACACCGCTAGCGACAGCTATTGCATCTTCTGACTCCAAGAACCGGTCTCTGACGCCGTAAAACCGTGAGTGATCGTCCCCACCCCGACGCCGTCTTGCGTTCAACAAGGTAAGATCAGTCGAGAAGCGATCGCACCACGTTCGCCAGAGTGTCGATTGATTTGGAACCGTCTCGAACCCGAGTTGTTGGCGAACGGCTGATCGGCGTTCAAGATGCTTGATTAGTGCTGTTTCATGAATCCAGCCATGGACTTCTTTGAGGAGAAATGCACGTACCAATGGTTCCATCTCATACGTTGCTGGGCCGCTGTAGCGATCATGAGCCCTGAAATCAACGTACTTGAGCGGAAGGCTACGAATAAACTCGTCAACGGTATTATGCGCAGAATGAGCGAACCAAGCTGATGCGACCGTTCGGATATCCTCTTCGAGCGCACTGAGCGAACTGCGATCGTACAGTGGTGTTGAATCGTACGCTGGCCAGTCGTAGTATGAGGTCGTCGCGATTGCCCGGAAAATGTCACGTCGCGAAGCCGGCGTCGGACCTATTAGCCGAGTGCTGCTGGTCTGATCCCAAGAGCCTGTCTATACTGAGTAGTACAGACCACATAGTGGCTAGAGCGAATTTTCCCAAACTCTTTGCTAACGTCCCTCATGAAGGATACAAGTTTCTGTATCTATTTAATCAGGCCATGGCAAACGAGAAGCTATCTACTTGTTGCGAATGTACACCTGTGGGAGAGACGCGATTCGGAGAAAAGTACGGACGGCAGCCACCTCTGGCAATCATCGAAGCTGTAGCAGCCGTCGAAGGTGTCGCTCCGACAGAGTTGGACCCAATTTATGATACAATCGACCTAGAATCGATAGACCAACTATTCACAGACCAAGACGATACGTCGACGCCGCCGACTTTTCTGCGACTCTCCATTGCTGGTTGGAACGTCTTCGTACGCGGTGACGGTGCCATCCGGGTATGCGACCCTGACCAGCCAACCGACCCAGCTCCAGCGTTCCAAAAATCACTTAGCGATTAATACATATCTCTATGTAACGACTGTTTCAGCGAGATTTTGTTGAAATCGAATGGCATCATGATCTCTCCGATACAGTGTTTCTCGTCGATAGCTGCAGTTATCTGACTACCCTCTCTCAATTAGAATTGACAGGTAAGCTCGACTACGTCGGCCGAAACCGCATCGAAAAGTGGTTTCACACGCTCAAAATGCGCGTTGACCGCGTATGCGTCTTGAAACCTTAGGGCCGAATCAGACGGCCTGAAATTCCATAGTAGGATTCCCGCGACTTTATGCGCGGGAGGAGGTCAACTTCATACTGTGAGCGCTCGTCTCGATGAGTCCGATGGCGGTATTGCTCCTGAAGAATGGGATGGAACCGCTTTTGATACACCGCATCCAAGCGAGGATTCGTATTGACCTCCTCCATGCCCTGAAAGACGTGGAATCCGATCATCGGATTTTCGCTGAGTGTGGCGTTCGAGGTCCCAACCCGCACTCAGAGGGAACCAGTAACACACTGAGGAAGGTCTCCCTTTCTCCCTCGTCTTCCTCGAGGACATAACCGTCGACGTGCCACTGGTCGACAAATGAACTATTCCACCCTCCTGCGCTCGAGCTTGCCCAGTCATCGCTTGGTGAGGGCGGAATTCCCTGGTTCTGTGTTGAAACGTGCAGAAACAGGCCCCACAGCGTCCACGAGAGCTTCGCTCTCGTGCGGCCCGGCAGAACTACGGTTCTGCGGACGGTTCCAGACTCCGCAGGCGAGTTCCCGTTACAGGCGGTTCAGAGTGCCCCAAATCACGAGCGACCCACATTTACTCACTCTGAGTACTAGTAAGAGCCTTCATGAGATCCCTCATGGAGCTCTATATCCAATGGCTGCGGGGCTAAATCGTACACGACTAGGTTTTCAATCCGCGCGGCACCGTTCTCCGCGAAGAGCGAAACGTCAGTGCTATCCCAGTCGGGAAACACGAGGTTCGTCATCGTCCGGTTCCCGTCGTTAGCGAAGATTTCGACGACCGACCGATCGACGAGAATCTGAAGTTCGATCGTTCCGCCCTCGCGCGGCTCGAGCGGCATACTCGTCGCGTCTTCCTGGCCTTCGTCAAAGAAATCGTCCGCCGGGCCATCAACTGACGAATCCGTCCGTTGGAATACCAATTGGGGGACTTCAGAGGGAGAAGCATCGCTCACTGGGCTATCGTCTGGGTCCGTATAATAGGTAATGCGACTCTCGTCATTCGCACCCTCTCGAACGCGGAATCCAACCTCATCAGCGGTGTGGGGATCAATAGTCGCGCGGATCTCGAGTGAGCGACCTTCAGCGTCCGTCCCGTCTAGCGGATCCCTGCCCGGCGTGATCATCTCCGAACTGAGTTCGGCCAGCGTTTCTTGTCGCAGGTCCTCCAGCTCCGCTACGGGGTGTTGTCGCAGTTCGACATAATCGTTTCCTTCCTCAAGGGTAACCTCACGTGGAACCGACATGCTTCCGCGCCATCCGGTTTCAGGGATGATCCCCATGTACGGCCAGTGCCCTGCCCAGCCGATCTGGATTCGACGGTCGTCGGGCTCATTATCCCAAGAGATAGCGGCATAGTAATCGTAGCCGTAGTCTGCGATCATGCGGTCTTCCATCGTGAACTCATGCCCATCGAAGTCGCCAATAAGGTGATCTTCACGAGGGTTATCGTGGCCATCCTGAGTATTCCCGACGGAGACCGTCAGTACCCACTTCGTTTCGTCGGTGCCTTCAATTGGCAACTCGAAGAGGTCTGGGCACTCCCAGATATCCACACCATCATCGTACACGCCGTCATCAGTCTCAATTCCGGCGACAGTTTCCTTGTACTCCGCAATCGTGAATGTACTCTCGTACGTCCAGTTGATGTGGTCCTTGGAGCTATAGATCTCGATACCAGCGGGCCGCTCTTCCCCATCGTCGTCGCCATCGTAAACGCGAGAAACGACCATAATCCACCGCTGGTCCGGCTCGTACCAGAAGACATTCGGATCACGGAATTCGGGATCGTTGGTATCGACGACCGGATTTCCGTCGTACGGCGTGACCGTCTTCCCGTTATCGGTGCTATACGCAATACGTTGATCTTGGATTGGATCGTCAAAGTGAGCGCCAGTATACGACAGAATTAGTGCCTCTTCACCGAACCCAGCTGTGTTTTCTTTGTCAACCGTCGCAGCCCCGGAGAATTTCGCGATATTGTTCTCGTCATCAAACGGGAGTTTGATACCGTGGTACGTCCAGTTGAAGAGATCTCTACTGGTCGCATGCCCCCACTGAATATCCTCCCACCACGGGTCGTGGGGATGATACTGGAAGAACAGATGGTAGATACCATCGTGATAGACCAATCCGTTCGGATCGTTTATCCACCCTTGCGGTGGCGCAAAGTGGAAACCCGGTCTCCACGGATCCTCTTCCGATCCTTCGATTTGTTCTGCGGCATCCGTAGCCGAGACGTTCAGACTTGTGCTACCGAGTGCAGTCGTCGCGAGCAGACCACTTCCTGTCGTGCGCATCAAATTTCGGCGATTGAGCGTCGATGACTCCTTCAGCGATTCTCCTTCGGACTGTGAGTGGTTATTTTGCACCACACCGGTTCCGATCACGGTTGGTTGGTAAAATTTAACGATAATGTTTATTTCTGTATGGTATATAGTGTTGAATATTAATTTCGAAGACCAAGAACGGTAACGAACGAGGGGCGCAAGAACTGTATTAGATCGCTGAGATACTGTGTCCACGAACCAGGGAACTCCTTGAAGTCTATCGCGCGGTCGCGAATCAGGTCACGACCGAAAGTACTCGTACGCAAATTCTCGACGCACTCGAGACACGCGAACGCGGGCTCACGGGCGAATCTGTTGAACCCGTTGCGACCGAGCCGACACCAGCCACGGCGATCGCCACCGACGGCGGCACCGCTGCCGAATCCGAAACCAATCAGGAACCAGAATCCACGCTGGAACCCGACGACCTCCGTCCCGACGTGTGCGGACTCGAGGCTGGCGAGGTCCTAGTCTTCGATCGCGACGGCAGTACGGAGTGCCCTTCCCGATACTTCTGAAAGCGGTGAGCCGTATCTCTGCCGCGCGCTCGACGACGAAGACAACGAGCGCACCGACGAACCGATCCCGCTCGCGACCGCTAAGATCCACTTCCGGTTCGACTTCGAGACCGAGGCGGTTGCGATAGACGGCGACGTGAACGCGCCGGCACACGCGGCAACAAAAAACGAGCGGACGATCATGACTGCTGGTGGTGTCGATACCGAGAGAAACGAGGTCGATTAACCAAATGGACTAAATTCGCCACATCCACACGGACACGTCCCTGCAGTACCGATCGGGATGAGCGTTCCATCCGGTTTCTCTCGTGCAGCAAACACTGTTCCACAACGATCGCAAGTTGCGATGGCTCGCGGAAAGTCTTGTATTCGGGGTGTCATAATTGCGCATAATATATTGTCTGAATATTATTTTAAGGCTTCTAGAATCTCTCAATTGTACTATAGAGAACTACCAATAATTGAAGATGTTCGGCTTGCTCGATCACGAGTGCGTAACGGAGGTGCACAATGACGACCTTCGTGGAAGGCGTCCACGTCCGTTTCACGCCGCCGGGCTTCCGTCGCGACGAGCGTACGGGCAAGATCTTCGAGGTTGTCACGACCGAGCTGTACGGAACGGACGTCCACGTTCGCGACGACGGACACAATCAATTTAGACAGGGCGACGGATGTAGTCCTCTGGCTCGCTTTCGTCGCGCTCGGTGTCGCCGTCGCTGTCGACCGCGCGACCGCTCGATGGTCAGTCGCAGAAGACCACCGCAGTCACGAGACGACCGGGACAAACCGTCACCCCTTGCTCGTCGTCCTCGTCATGGGCTACTCATCTTCTCGGGAACGGACTGGTACCTTAATTCGCTGCAACTGAAGTCAACGCTTCAGACGCTGGAAGTGGAGGCTGGCGTTGACCAGGATCTCCCGATTTCGCCGGAGGACGGGGACGTTCCGTCGATGCAGACGATCTACTGAGAACAGATGGAATCGGAGGTCTGCCATTATCGGTTGAGTTGGAAAGAAATACGGTGGATCGCGCTCACCGACGGTCACTTAGACAGATAAGAGTGCGGTTCGTGGCTAATCCGACTCGATCGGGGTTAACGATTTAAGTTTATGTCTAAGTCGAAACCGAATGATTGGCCCGCGCACTCGCTCAGATAATCGACTCCTCAGGACTCAGGGCCTCCATCAAATACTCACGTCCCCAGGCATGAAGCTCAGTGATCGCGCCTTCTAACTTCTGACCGTAGTGAGTAAGCGAATACTTGACCTCGATCGGTTTATCATTGGTCACGGACCGTTCGACGAGGCCTTTCTCCTCGAGATCAGTTAACGACTCCGAGAGCACTTTTCCGGAAACTTCCGGAATCAGATTCTTGAGTTCACCAAATCGTAGTGTGCCGTGCTCAAGCAAGCGCTGGATGATCACTGGGTGCCACTTCCGTCCGAGAATTATTGAGGTAGCGACCATCGGACACCACTCGTCTTCACCGCACCAAGTCGGAAGCTGGTCGCCCGTGTACGTCATATGTTCCTAGTCGGCATGGTACGTGATAAGAATTACTTTAAGTAAACTAGTGATGATTAGTTACTCCATGGTAAGTTACCTACATGATCGTTAATGCGTATTTATCGTTGTTCGGAGCCACAATACAAGTATGGCAGAAACAGTAGCTCAGAGGCGGGAAAGAGTCACGCGGTACGGCGTCGTTGGCCCCGTCGGCGTAGCTATCACGGCCGGTGTGGTGTACTTCGTAGTGCACGAACTGTTCCACGCACTGCTCGGTGTCGGCATCACTACCGACATCATCGGATCGATCGCCCTAGGGGCGGTCGCGGCCGTCGGGGTCTACGCGCTGGACAGGAACCTGCGGGCAGTCACCGCCGCGTTCATCACTTTGTTCGCGACACATCAGCTAGTGATGGGTCACGGTGGCGTACTATTATTCGAGAATTTCAACTGGAGTATGCCCGTAGCTGTAGTAGCAGCGATAGTGTTCTTCCTCGCCGCCGGCGGACTGGGGAATTAGCAATCTGAATTCCCCTTCCCGAGGAGAAAGGAGATTTGAGAACTGACGGATCACGACGCACACACTCATCGCGCTGACTACATGCTCTGTATCCAGAAGCAATCCCTATTTGTTCTCCTTGTGCTCGCGTATGTATTGTACCAGTGCTTGGATAACGAGCATGTAGTCTCGCATTGCCGCCGTTGGCCGCGGCTTCGGATAAAAA from the Natronococcus sp. AD-5 genome contains:
- a CDS encoding glycosyltransferase, with amino-acid sequence MRIGLYHDNAGTKHAGGIAIYARWMAIELAASNEVYMYTQGGNITSKLIESDVKVVETPMFNGKTLAMTAKGLPVGRQTLSKFAMTTWSACNGVIDHINNHVDILVTFQMLDDLLLSNLVDVPTVRGFLSDRTPGVGAAVRERFTATEATFANTSYLAERIVDRFGYEVDAVIPTGVDTARFRPEAEPAFEQDEPTILFVGRLVESKGIFDLLESIAQLDEQVHLRIVGVGTEETAVRRRAEELGIEAQIRLEGEVPHDELPGYYVAADVFCLPTHVDSFATVNLEAMACGTPVVTTDLEGIQTYLRPEVDGLTVSPRDRKRLTTELDELIAACGYRQEMGARARNRAVEFDWSRQAELLEQFCANILSVDGSKTNESDRPMHVVN
- a CDS encoding winged helix-turn-helix transcriptional regulator, whose product is MTYTGDQLPTWCGEDEWCPMVATSIILGRKWHPVIIQRLLEHGTLRFGELKNLIPEVSGKVLSESLTDLEEKGLVERSVTNDKPIEVKYSLTHYGQKLEGAITELHAWGREYLMEALSPEESII
- a CDS encoding HalOD1 output domain-containing protein, whose translation is MANEKLSTCCECTPVGETRFGEKYGRQPPLAIIEAVAAVEGVAPTELDPIYDTIDLESIDQLFTDQDDTSTPPTFLRLSIAGWNVFVRGDGAIRVCDPDQPTDPAPAFQKSLSD
- a CDS encoding glycoside hydrolase family 32 protein, whose product is MVQNNHSQSEGESLKESSTLNRRNLMRTTGSGLLATTALGSTSLNVSATDAAEQIEGSEEDPWRPGFHFAPPQGWINDPNGLVYHDGIYHLFFQYHPHDPWWEDIQWGHATSRDLFNWTYHGIKLPFDDENNIAKFSGAATVDKENTAGFGEEALILSYTGAHFDDPIQDQRIAYSTDNGKTVTPYDGNPVVDTNDPEFRDPNVFWYEPDQRWIMVVSRVYDGDDDGEERPAGIEIYSSKDHINWTYESTFTIAEYKETVAGIETDDGVYDDGVDIWECPDLFELPIEGTDETKWVLTVSVGNTQDGHDNPREDHLIGDFDGHEFTMEDRMIADYGYDYYAAISWDNEPDDRRIQIGWAGHWPYMGIIPETGWRGSMSVPREVTLEEGNDYVELRQHPVAELEDLRQETLAELSSEMITPGRDPLDGTDAEGRSLEIRATIDPHTADEVGFRVREGANDESRITYYTDPDDSPVSDASPSEVPQLVFQRTDSSVDGPADDFFDEGQEDATSMPLEPREGGTIELQILVDRSVVEIFANDGNRTMTNLVFPDWDSTDVSLFAENGAARIENLVVYDLAPQPLDIELHEGSHEGSY